The genomic segment GGCTGTAATCCTTTGCCACATACTATTAGAATAGAAACCAGAATGATGATCACcagcttttaaatgtgctgagaGCATCCCAGGGGAAATCTGTGACAGACATCAGTGTCTCTGAGGTTCTGGCTTGGGCAATTTCCTAAAAGGGAGAGAGTGGGTTTAGGCAGCCTCATCAAAAATGTATATATGGATCCAATCCTGCCAAAACCTTTCATCTCATGCCTGAGCCTCCATTTGTTCGCCTCTATGGTGTACTCTGTGGTCACGTGTCTGCTGAGAGTGAACACAGAATCTCCTCTGACCACTGCCGTGAACAGAGAGCTTTTGCTGTTCCCGTACTGACCGGACATCACTGTCCACTGACCTGAAGTCAGGTTGTAACAGTCCATCACACATTGTAAGAAGTCTTCACATGGTCCGTTCCGCATCACATAGAGATTATCCCTGTGGGCCACCATATGAAGACCATAACTGTGCTGGCGGATGAGTGTAGTGACCAGATTCCACCGATTGTGTTCAGGTACGTACCCATGTATGTCTGTGGCCCCTTTCCCTTTCCAAAGACAGATATAGATCCTCTTCATGGCTACAGTGGACACCACTGAGGTTGCAGGGCATGGGAGGGAGGAAACAAAACTCCAGCTCTGATCAGACAGCCCATATCTCTCCACTGATGATAGAGCCTTCATGTTATACTCCCCTCCTATAGCATAGAGGCATCCCTCATGACCTATTAGAGAGAAGTTGTAGCGTAGCTGCTGAGGTCCACAAATCACTGACCATGAATTAGCCACAGGATCGTAGCAGAATCCAGTCTCCACTACCTTTTTACTTAAATCATACACTCCTCCGATTATGTACAGTTTGTTGTTGAGGACTGCCACGCCTGCCATGGTGGTGCTGGTGCTCATAGGAAGATGTGTGAGGATTCTCCACTCTTTTTGCTCTTCATCCAGATGACACACTGTCCTCTGGGCATCCTGGAGCAGCTCAGTGGATGGAGAGTGACTGCACACTGCCATGTAGCTACTTGGGAGAAGAGACTCAATGTACTCTAGCAGCTTACTGGGTAAGCTACGAACATCCTCCCCTAGGTCAGTGTACATGTCTCTGATGAATAAAGCTGCTCTGTGGAACAACTCCCACACTCCGTAGGTTGCAGCTGTATGAAACATGAGCAAGCAGTTTTCGGAATTTATAATATTGATCAAATGCTTGGTGAGAGCTGGCACCTGGAGAAAAGCCGTACACTCTATCGCTTCGACGATCTCGTCACTGTTGAGGATAGGTTGCTTCCCATCCAGCACCTGCAGCAGAACTTGAAATCCCAGATTCCCCACGCATTTCAGCTGGACCTCCTCCTGTCTAGACTCTCTCATTCCTGACTGGAACAATGCTCTGAAGTACTCACAGTTTTTGACTACAGTAGTTTTATCCACAGTGAAAACACAGTCGTTAATGCTGACTCGCAGGCTGTCTGCTCCCTTATATTTTTCTGACTGTTGGCTCAAGTGTGGGCAGCTGCTGGACTCCATCACATCTGTTCCATAAATCTTCATTACATCTCTGGTGGAACTAGAAGTTAACGACGAGAAAAGTTTGAATTACGCCAAACTATAGCATGTAGACTGCGTCGTACCACAAGCTTGAGCGAATCCCTCTGATCCAGACCGAGGGTATCTGACACTGTATAAACTATTTGTTTGCAGAGCTCTGACAACAGACTCTATACATAGCAGCTAGAGGTGTGACACAGTTCAAGTACATTATCAGGACATGCAGCCAGAGCAGAAAGAGGAGCTGTCAGTGTGCTGATGATTCGCCCTTCATTTGTGGCTGACAGTTCTGGAACAGCTGAAGCTTTGTCCTTGACCGACATAAGCAAGCAAACTATAACAATGGGCTTTTCCCCAGgggcaggggaaaaaagacTGCAGGACCTCCACTGGtatctttattttatgtttattgtgtctttttccaaTGTGTTTCCAACACTACAGTCGACATAAAGGCAAATGTACAGGTCTACACAGCAAGGTTATAGTAAGATTCTGCTCATGATTTCAAAATTAGAGTGAAGTATAAATATCTTGATCTCACTTTGGAGCCTACTTTAACGGTTAAACACGATCATGCTAAAACTTGTTCAGCATTCTAAAATTTATCCTACAGATTTTTAAGTAAATTAGGCCTTTCCTAACAGCTAGTTAGTACAGCTAGATTTCTTTTCGTGTCGTGTCGTGTTGTgtcgtgtcgtgttgtgttgtGCGTAGTGCTGACGTGGGACAGTTTCCAttttcattgtactattgtactaggtatgactgtgcaatgacaataaagagttatcttatcttttCCAGAATCGAATTGCAAATCCTTCTCTTCAGACACTGAAAAAATTGGTTAGAGAAatataagggaaaaaaaacttaatttgaGAAGATCCAGATTACAATCAAGTAAAATAATCTGCCAGTCCAGCAAGATAATTACACTTGATAAGATTTCTTGAAGTAAGAAAAAATATCTAGACTCTAGATAAGTGAGAAATATCTTAAAACACTCATTACATGTACGTTATTGAGTCAAATAAAGCCAAAACCTGTCAATGATTCTTTCAGGATTGCTTCTTTCTCCCTTCAAGGCTTGGAGGCTATTCCAGCtgccatagggcaagaggcaggctCCACCCTGGACCACTCACCATGAAGCAGATAATGTACAACTACGGAAAACTTAGAATCACTACTAACTGCATGACTTTggaaggaagccagagtacctggagagaacccacaagGACAACATACAgcctccacacagaaaggtgcAACTGCTATCACTACTCTGATGCCTGTGTGTTAATGTTTGTACAGTAAATGTCTAAGTGTGTAAATTGCTACTGAGAGGTCTTGAAGCAGTATCTTGGTGATATAATTTAGCCTAGTATGTATTTAAAGTAACCAATTTTAGGAGTTAGAAACTAAGTAAGAAATAAAAGATCCCAAAACAAGATTCATACTCTTATACTTTCTGCTCTTGCTTGGTATATCACTTTCAAAACAAGATCAAAAAGACTTTTTGGCTGGATATAAGATTGTGAGAGTTGGTTAGATTGCCAGTTTTTGCAGTccaggtcttgaataatcagagcccatcttatcttaatgatctTATAGTTCCTTATCACTCCAATAGAGTGCTTCACTATTTcctaggatatttaaaagtagaatgtgaGGCAGAACCTTCAGTTTttaggcccctcttctgtggaaccaactcccagtttggattcaggagacagacactctgTGTACTTTTAAGATCAGGCTTAAAACCTTTccttttgataaagcatatagttagtgctggatcaggtgaccctgaatcctacCTTAGTTATGCTGGAAGCATGTGCtttaggctgctgggggattcctaTGATGGACTGTGcctttctccttctctcacccctTTTTACTCACCATATGTTTATTCACCTCTCTGCaattaatcattagttattattaatctctggttcTCTTAGTCCTATGTTCCTTCCCTCACCCCCAAACAGTTGTGGCAGATCCCAAAAAGTttaatctgttcatctggatgtagtgttttcagtgggagaaatgtttcgtcactcacccaagtgacttcttcagtctcagctgactgcaggtttccccagccttataaacagtacattgaACAATGGGCCGTGAGGTCAGTTCACTGATCATTAAtctgcaaattgtcatgaccaaaAAAAAGATTAGGCCCCCTCTTCGATTCAgtgatggtctttcccttttcatgtaaatggcctccttgactccccgctcaaaccagcgttcccccttctccaggatgtgtacatcctcataaTTGAAAAAGTTTCCACTGGCCTGAAGTTGTAGACTGAGGAGTCCTGGCCTGTCGAGTtagctcttctatgttgtgccatccgcttcgccgatgtataaatcatggcaatcctcctggcacttaacagcgtacactatatagctctttttgtgtctggggacccaatccttggggtggaccaattt from the Oreochromis niloticus isolate F11D_XX linkage group LG1, O_niloticus_UMD_NMBU, whole genome shotgun sequence genome contains:
- the kbtbd13a gene encoding kelch repeat and BTB domain-containing protein 13, whose product is MKIYGTDVMESSSCPHLSQQSEKYKGADSLRVSINDCVFTVDKTTVVKNCEYFRALFQSGMRESRQEEVQLKCVGNLGFQVLLQVLDGKQPILNSDEIVEAIECTAFLQVPALTKHLINIINSENCLLMFHTAATYGVWELFHRAALFIRDMYTDLGEDVRSLPSKLLEYIESLLPSSYMAVCSHSPSTELLQDAQRTVCHLDEEQKEWRILTHLPMSTSTTMAGVAVLNNKLYIIGGVYDLSKKVVETGFCYDPVANSWSVICGPQQLRYNFSLIGHEGCLYAIGGEYNMKALSSVERYGLSDQSWSFVSSLPCPATSVVSTVAMKRIYICLWKGKGATDIHGYVPEHNRWNLVTTLIRQHSYGLHMVAHRDNLYVMRNGPCEDFLQCVMDCYNLTSGQWTVMSGQYGNSKSSLFTAVVRGDSVFTLSRHVTTEYTIEANKWRLRHEMKGFGRIGSIYTFLMRLPKPTLSLLGNCPSQNLRDTDVCHRFPLGCSQHI